In one window of Acanthopagrus latus isolate v.2019 chromosome 15, fAcaLat1.1, whole genome shotgun sequence DNA:
- the LOC119033114 gene encoding pleckstrin homology domain-containing family A member 1-like isoform X2, whose translation MPYVDRQNRICGFLDIEENESSGKFLRRYFILDTQQGSLVWFMDNPQNLPVGADCVGSLKLTYISKVSDATKLRPKAEFCFVINAGMRKFFLQANDQQDLVDWVNALNKATKITVPKLSDGQQNAENQKALPDVVGPKKQVSYKTEIIGGVPIVTQTQHEGCDGADRAEREAMHRSHSQLPYFLGRPTQEHTVIKSGYCVKQGAVMRNWKRRYFLLEENSMSYFKSDLEKEPLRMIPLKEVHKVQECKQSDIMMRDNLFEVVTTSRTFYIQADSPEEMHSWIKAVSGAIVAQRGPGRSAATMRQARRLSNPCIQRYTSRIGECSSTNTAAAPLSTAAPRVPPSLARPYLPCHHPTQSGGLLSRAAHARSLAWDSEHFMSLLPRPSHSHTPARLSLQETRLAK comes from the exons ATGCCTTACGTGGACCGACAGAACCGCATCTGTGGCTTCCTGGACATAGAGGAGAACGAGAGCAGTGGCAAGTTCCTGCGTCGGTACTTCATACTGGACACGCAGCAGGGAAGCTTGGTGTGGTTCATGGACAACCCGCAG AACCTGCCTGTTGGTGCAGACTGTGTTGGCTCTCTCAAGCTCACCTACATCtctaag GTCAGCGACGCCACAAAGCTGAGGCCGAAGGCAGAGTTCTGCTTtg TCATCAATGCTGGGATGAGGAAGTTCTTCCTGCAGGCCAATGACCAGCAGGATCTCGTGGACTGGGTTAACGCTCTCAACAAAGCCACCAAGATCACT GTGCCAAAGTTGTCTGATGGACAGCAGAATGCAGAGAACCAGAAGGCTTTGCCAGATGTTGTAGGGCCCAAAAAACAAGTCTCCTACAAGACAGAGATTATTGGAGGAGTCCCCATCGTCACCcagacacag CATGAAGGTTGTGATGGTGCAGACAGAGCGGAGCGTGAGGCCATGCATCGCTCCCACAGTCAGCTGCCGTACTTCCTGGGCAGGCCGACTCAGGAGCACACCGTCATCAAGTCGGGCTACTGCGTCAAGCAGGGAGCTGTG atgAGGAACTGGAAACGACGATACTTCCTACTGGAAGAAAACTCGATGAGTTACTTCAAATCAGATCTG GAGAAGGAGCCTCTGAGAATGATCCCACTGAAGGAAGTTCACAAAGTTCAGGAGTGCAAACAGAG TGACATCATGATGAGAGATAATCTGTTTGAAGTCGTCACCACATCAAGGACGTTTTACATACAG GCGGATAGTCCAGAGGAGATGCACAGCTGGATCAAGGCCGTCTCAGGGGCCATTGTGGCCCAGCGGGGTCCTGGGAGGTCTGCTGCCACA ATGCGGCAGGCCAGACGGCTGTCGAACCCCTGTATACAGAGGTATACGTCCCGAATCGGGGAGTGCAGCAGCAC gaacACGGCAGCCGCTCCACTTTCTACCGCAGCCCCGCGGGTCCCCCCGTCCCTCGCTCGCCCATATCTGCCATGCCACCATCCTACCCAGAGTGGGGGACTGCTGTCACGTGCGGCACACGCCCGCAGCCTGGCGTGGGACAGCGAGCACTTCATGAGCCTGCTGCCACGGCCCAGTCACAGCCACACGCCAGCACGCCTGTCCCTGCAGGAGACGCGCCTGGCAAAGTGA
- the LOC119033114 gene encoding pleckstrin homology domain-containing family A member 1-like isoform X1, which produces MPYVDRQNRICGFLDIEENESSGKFLRRYFILDTQQGSLVWFMDNPQNLPVGADCVGSLKLTYISKVSDATKLRPKAEFCFVINAGMRKFFLQANDQQDLVDWVNALNKATKITVPKLSDGQQNAENQKALPDVVGPKKQVSYKTEIIGGVPIVTQTQHEGCDGADRAEREAMHRSHSQLPYFLGRPTQEHTVIKSGYCVKQGAVMRNWKRRYFLLEENSMSYFKSDLEKEPLRMIPLKEVHKVQECKQSDIMMRDNLFEVVTTSRTFYIQADSPEEMHSWIKAVSGAIVAQRGPGRSAATEHGSRSTFYRSPAGPPVPRSPISAMPPSYPEWGTAVTCGTRPQPGVGQRALHEPAATAQSQPHASTPVPAGDAPGKVTCEPPATTVNDPEESPWRRRSSFEPHMPEPPLDLDDADLPVSQV; this is translated from the exons ATGCCTTACGTGGACCGACAGAACCGCATCTGTGGCTTCCTGGACATAGAGGAGAACGAGAGCAGTGGCAAGTTCCTGCGTCGGTACTTCATACTGGACACGCAGCAGGGAAGCTTGGTGTGGTTCATGGACAACCCGCAG AACCTGCCTGTTGGTGCAGACTGTGTTGGCTCTCTCAAGCTCACCTACATCtctaag GTCAGCGACGCCACAAAGCTGAGGCCGAAGGCAGAGTTCTGCTTtg TCATCAATGCTGGGATGAGGAAGTTCTTCCTGCAGGCCAATGACCAGCAGGATCTCGTGGACTGGGTTAACGCTCTCAACAAAGCCACCAAGATCACT GTGCCAAAGTTGTCTGATGGACAGCAGAATGCAGAGAACCAGAAGGCTTTGCCAGATGTTGTAGGGCCCAAAAAACAAGTCTCCTACAAGACAGAGATTATTGGAGGAGTCCCCATCGTCACCcagacacag CATGAAGGTTGTGATGGTGCAGACAGAGCGGAGCGTGAGGCCATGCATCGCTCCCACAGTCAGCTGCCGTACTTCCTGGGCAGGCCGACTCAGGAGCACACCGTCATCAAGTCGGGCTACTGCGTCAAGCAGGGAGCTGTG atgAGGAACTGGAAACGACGATACTTCCTACTGGAAGAAAACTCGATGAGTTACTTCAAATCAGATCTG GAGAAGGAGCCTCTGAGAATGATCCCACTGAAGGAAGTTCACAAAGTTCAGGAGTGCAAACAGAG TGACATCATGATGAGAGATAATCTGTTTGAAGTCGTCACCACATCAAGGACGTTTTACATACAG GCGGATAGTCCAGAGGAGATGCACAGCTGGATCAAGGCCGTCTCAGGGGCCATTGTGGCCCAGCGGGGTCCTGGGAGGTCTGCTGCCACA gaacACGGCAGCCGCTCCACTTTCTACCGCAGCCCCGCGGGTCCCCCCGTCCCTCGCTCGCCCATATCTGCCATGCCACCATCCTACCCAGAGTGGGGGACTGCTGTCACGTGCGGCACACGCCCGCAGCCTGGCGTGGGACAGCGAGCACTTCATGAGCCTGCTGCCACGGCCCAGTCACAGCCACACGCCAGCACGCCTGTCCCTGCAGGAGACGCGCCTGGCAAAGTGACCTGCGAACCGCCGGCAACCACCGTCAATGACCCGGAGGAGTCACCGTGGCGACGGCGGAGCAGCTTTGAGCCCCACATGCCCGAACCGCCCCTGGACCTGGATGACGCTGACCTGCCGGTGAGCCAGGTCTGA
- the LOC119033114 gene encoding pleckstrin homology domain-containing family A member 1-like isoform X3 encodes MPYVDRQNRICGFLDIEENESSGKFLRRYFILDTQQGSLVWFMDNPQNLPVGADCVGSLKLTYISKVSDATKLRPKAEFCFVINAGMRKFFLQANDQQDLVDWVNALNKATKITVPKLSDGQQNAENQKALPDVVGPKKQVSYKTEIIGGVPIVTQTQHEGCDGADRAEREAMHRSHSQLPYFLGRPTQEHTVIKSGYCVKQGAVMRNWKRRYFLLEENSMSYFKSDLEKEPLRMIPLKEVHKVQECKQSDIMMRDNLFEVVTTSRTFYIQADSPEEMHSWIKAVSGAIVAQRGPGRSAATMRQARRLSNPCIQRYTSRIGECSSTLLQLCTCLRCVTSCLSLLLPPVRCLNTAAAPLSTAAPRVPPSLARPYLPCHHPTQSGGLLSRAAHARSLAWDSEHFMSLLPRPSHSHTPARLSLQETRLAK; translated from the exons ATGCCTTACGTGGACCGACAGAACCGCATCTGTGGCTTCCTGGACATAGAGGAGAACGAGAGCAGTGGCAAGTTCCTGCGTCGGTACTTCATACTGGACACGCAGCAGGGAAGCTTGGTGTGGTTCATGGACAACCCGCAG AACCTGCCTGTTGGTGCAGACTGTGTTGGCTCTCTCAAGCTCACCTACATCtctaag GTCAGCGACGCCACAAAGCTGAGGCCGAAGGCAGAGTTCTGCTTtg TCATCAATGCTGGGATGAGGAAGTTCTTCCTGCAGGCCAATGACCAGCAGGATCTCGTGGACTGGGTTAACGCTCTCAACAAAGCCACCAAGATCACT GTGCCAAAGTTGTCTGATGGACAGCAGAATGCAGAGAACCAGAAGGCTTTGCCAGATGTTGTAGGGCCCAAAAAACAAGTCTCCTACAAGACAGAGATTATTGGAGGAGTCCCCATCGTCACCcagacacag CATGAAGGTTGTGATGGTGCAGACAGAGCGGAGCGTGAGGCCATGCATCGCTCCCACAGTCAGCTGCCGTACTTCCTGGGCAGGCCGACTCAGGAGCACACCGTCATCAAGTCGGGCTACTGCGTCAAGCAGGGAGCTGTG atgAGGAACTGGAAACGACGATACTTCCTACTGGAAGAAAACTCGATGAGTTACTTCAAATCAGATCTG GAGAAGGAGCCTCTGAGAATGATCCCACTGAAGGAAGTTCACAAAGTTCAGGAGTGCAAACAGAG TGACATCATGATGAGAGATAATCTGTTTGAAGTCGTCACCACATCAAGGACGTTTTACATACAG GCGGATAGTCCAGAGGAGATGCACAGCTGGATCAAGGCCGTCTCAGGGGCCATTGTGGCCCAGCGGGGTCCTGGGAGGTCTGCTGCCACA ATGCGGCAGGCCAGACGGCTGTCGAACCCCTGTATACAGAGGTATACGTCCCGAATCGGGGAGTGCAGCAGCAC tctgctgcagctgtgtacCTGTCTTAGATGTGTGACATCCTgcttgtctctcctcctccctcctgttcgctgcct gaacACGGCAGCCGCTCCACTTTCTACCGCAGCCCCGCGGGTCCCCCCGTCCCTCGCTCGCCCATATCTGCCATGCCACCATCCTACCCAGAGTGGGGGACTGCTGTCACGTGCGGCACACGCCCGCAGCCTGGCGTGGGACAGCGAGCACTTCATGAGCCTGCTGCCACGGCCCAGTCACAGCCACACGCCAGCACGCCTGTCCCTGCAGGAGACGCGCCTGGCAAAGTGA